TGATGTAACGCACCCGACAGCGTTACAGGAGAGATGATGGCAGATTACGACAGTATCATTCGAAACGCGTACAGTACCGAACACGACCAGATACTCGACATCGGAATTACGGACGGAACGATCACCGCGCTCGACGAGGAAATCGATGCGGCTGCCGACACCGAAATCGATGCCGAGGAGAATCTCGTTGGACCGGGATTCGTCGACAGCCACATGCACATCGACAAGTCGTTTGCCGCGTGTGGCGAACGAAGACCGAAGGGGAACGAATCTGCGTTCGACTTCAGTGACATCAAGACTCGCGAAGAGGAGTATTTCGCAGATGCGTCCGTCGAAGACATTACACAGCGTGCGTTGCAGAACATCGAGATGGCTGTCGCTGCAGGAACAACCTATATTCGTAGCCACGTCGCCGTCAATCACGAGACGTTCGGACTCCAGAATATGGAGGCCGTGACTGCGGCACGAGCGGAGGCACGACAGCTTGCGGACCTTCAGCTGGTCCCCGCAGCGAGACACGTCCCTGATGCGGCGGGGAAGGAACTCCTCAGCGACGCGATCGAACTCGGGAAACGCGACGAATCTACCGGTGAAGCGGTCCTCGTCGGCGGGAGTGATCCGGCGGGCAGTAACAAGGATATCGAGAGAACCATGGAAGCGTGGTTCGACGTCGCGAGCGAACACGACGTCGGGCTGGACGTACACATCCAGGACGGCGGCACGCTTGGCGGCTATACGCTCGAACGCCTTCTCGAGTACACGAGAGAGAACGGGTATGACGGCAGGGTGACTGCGAGCCACTGTTTCTGTCTCTCCCACATTTCAGACTGGCAACTGGATGAGTTGATCGATGCGTTTACTGCGATGGATGCAAACATCGTTACCTGTTATCAGAGCACCAGGCCGTCGATGCCGGTTCGCAAACTGCTGGAAGAAGGTGTCACCCTCGCCCACGGAACCGACAATGATCGAGATTTCGTCTTCCCCCACGGCAACGCAGACTCATTGGAGGGTGCACTCGTCGAATCGACCAAGCTCCACGGCGACCGGACGTTCGCCGATGACTACCGGTGGTTCGATACGAACGAGGGGCTCGGCTGGCTCTGGCGCATGATTACTGAGCAGGGGGCAGCTGCCCTGGGGATCAGCGACCAGTACGGACTCCAGGAGGGAACGCCCGCGGATCTTGTGGTTTTCGACGAGCCATCGCCACAGTGGGCTATTATTTCACAGGCAACCAGACGATACGTCATCAAAGACGGCGTGGTCGTTGCCCGGGATGGTGAACTCGTCCCGGAGTACAAAGTAACCGAGTAGTAGCAGTCTCCGAACAGCCGTGGCGCGATATCTATACGTATTTCATCAGCAGTTGAAGCGGATTCCCGCCCTCTCGGACGGAGTTGGTGACACTACTGATCAGGCATCCGTCCGTCCGAAACTATCACTGGTTTTTCGAATATGTGGGAATGTTGTGTGGGAACAAACAACAAATGTATCGTAGCTGTCGGTCGTTTGACGAGGGCCATTTACAGGTGTACGCCAGTAATTTTATCGGTGATTTTTACTGTTGTACATGCGTAAACATCGATCGTATCGCACCGATGACTTAAAAAGATGTTACTTGGGTTATTGTACAAGATATGTCCCATTATTTGGAATCCATTTTTTCTAAGTACCGAAAATTCAGCTCCAGTTCATTGCTAATCCCGAGCAGGAGATCCGGAAGCTCGCCGGTGAACCAGTCGCCTTTCATACGGTGTGTCGGTCCCGAGACGCTCAGTGCTCCGAGCGTGTTCTCGCCAGCACCGGTAATTGGGACGGAGACGGCCTTCAACCCCTCGACGTTCTCCTGGTTGTTGACGCTGTACCCCTGTGCTCGCACCTGGTCCAATTCGTCGAA
The DNA window shown above is from Natrialba magadii ATCC 43099 and carries:
- a CDS encoding amidohydrolase family protein, which gives rise to MADYDSIIRNAYSTEHDQILDIGITDGTITALDEEIDAAADTEIDAEENLVGPGFVDSHMHIDKSFAACGERRPKGNESAFDFSDIKTREEEYFADASVEDITQRALQNIEMAVAAGTTYIRSHVAVNHETFGLQNMEAVTAARAEARQLADLQLVPAARHVPDAAGKELLSDAIELGKRDESTGEAVLVGGSDPAGSNKDIERTMEAWFDVASEHDVGLDVHIQDGGTLGGYTLERLLEYTRENGYDGRVTASHCFCLSHISDWQLDELIDAFTAMDANIVTCYQSTRPSMPVRKLLEEGVTLAHGTDNDRDFVFPHGNADSLEGALVESTKLHGDRTFADDYRWFDTNEGLGWLWRMITEQGAAALGISDQYGLQEGTPADLVVFDEPSPQWAIISQATRRYVIKDGVVVARDGELVPEYKVTE